A genomic region of Ewingella sp. CoE-038-23 contains the following coding sequences:
- the rlmKL gene encoding bifunctional 23S rRNA (guanine(2069)-N(7))-methyltransferase RlmK/23S rRNA (guanine(2445)-N(2))-methyltransferase RlmL, whose protein sequence is MNSLFASTARGLEELLKSELETLGAQACKVVQGGVHFEGDDRLLYQSLLWSRLASRILLPLNEFKVHSDLDLYLGVMAIDWPEIFGVDKTFAVHFSGLNDEIRNSQYGALKVKDAIVDSFTRKIDQRPNVAKQQPDIRVNVFLQRDTASVALDLSGEGLHQRGYRDLAGQAPLKESLAAAIVMRSGWQAGTPMIDPMCGSGTLLIEAAMIAADRAPGLHRQHWGFTAWNKFDAELWRELIAEAQVRTRRAVQETTSRFFGSDIDRRVIEMARANARRAGVSELISFDAKEVGKLTNPLPEGPVGTVISNPPYGERLESEPALIALHNLLGRIMKTQFGGWQLSLFSASPELLSCLQLRADRQFKAKNGPLECVQKNYQLAENPAGAAGAQIAEDFANRLRKNVKKLEKWAKQQGIECYRLYDADLPDYNVAVDRYGSKIVVQEYAPPKTVDAQKARQRLFDVINATLSVLDISSSQLILKTRERQKGKNQYEKLAQKGEFLLVEEYNAKLWVNLTDYLDTGLFLDHRIARKMLGEMSNGKDFLNLFAYTGTASVHAGLGGARSTTTVDMSRTYLEWAEKNLRANGLTGRQHRLIQADCLSYLGMCDEQFDVIFIDPPTFSNSKRMADSFDVQRDHLALMKDLKRILRRNGTIMFSNNKRGFQMDLDGLSKLGLSAKEITSQTLSQDFARNRQIHNCWLLSHAGEEK, encoded by the coding sequence ATGAACTCTTTGTTTGCCAGCACGGCGCGTGGACTGGAAGAACTTTTAAAAAGCGAACTGGAAACGCTGGGTGCGCAAGCCTGCAAAGTTGTGCAGGGAGGGGTGCATTTTGAAGGTGACGATCGCCTGCTGTACCAAAGTTTGCTTTGGAGCCGTCTGGCTTCGCGTATTCTTTTGCCTCTGAATGAATTTAAAGTCCACAGTGACTTAGACCTTTATCTAGGTGTGATGGCAATCGACTGGCCGGAAATTTTCGGCGTCGATAAAACCTTCGCAGTGCATTTTAGCGGGCTGAACGATGAGATCCGTAACAGCCAATACGGCGCGTTGAAAGTGAAAGACGCCATCGTTGACAGCTTCACCCGCAAAATTGACCAGCGTCCGAACGTGGCGAAGCAGCAGCCAGACATCCGCGTTAACGTATTTTTGCAGCGCGACACTGCCAGCGTTGCTCTGGATTTGAGCGGCGAAGGCTTGCACCAGCGCGGCTACCGCGATCTGGCGGGACAGGCTCCGCTGAAAGAGAGCCTGGCGGCGGCCATTGTGATGCGTTCTGGCTGGCAAGCCGGCACGCCGATGATCGATCCAATGTGTGGTTCAGGCACTTTGCTGATTGAAGCGGCGATGATCGCCGCCGATCGCGCGCCGGGCCTGCATCGCCAACACTGGGGCTTTACCGCCTGGAACAAGTTTGATGCCGAGCTGTGGCGTGAACTGATCGCCGAGGCGCAGGTGCGTACGCGCCGCGCGGTGCAGGAAACCACTTCTCGCTTCTTCGGCTCTGATATTGACCGTCGTGTGATTGAAATGGCCCGTGCCAACGCCCGTCGCGCCGGGGTTTCTGAGCTGATTAGCTTTGATGCCAAAGAAGTGGGCAAGTTGACTAACCCACTGCCAGAAGGCCCGGTCGGCACGGTTATCAGCAACCCGCCGTACGGCGAGCGTCTGGAAAGCGAACCCGCGCTGATTGCCTTGCATAACCTGCTGGGCCGCATCATGAAGACGCAGTTTGGTGGCTGGCAGTTGTCGCTATTCAGCGCCTCGCCGGAGCTTCTGAGCTGCCTGCAACTGCGCGCCGATCGCCAATTTAAGGCGAAAAACGGCCCATTGGAATGCGTGCAGAAAAACTACCAATTGGCTGAGAACCCGGCCGGGGCTGCTGGCGCGCAAATTGCGGAAGACTTTGCCAACCGCCTGCGCAAAAACGTGAAAAAGCTGGAGAAGTGGGCCAAGCAGCAGGGCATCGAATGCTATCGTCTGTATGACGCCGACCTGCCAGATTACAACGTGGCGGTTGACCGCTACGGCAGCAAAATCGTGGTGCAGGAGTATGCGCCGCCGAAAACCGTGGATGCGCAAAAGGCCCGCCAGCGTCTGTTCGACGTGATTAACGCCACGCTCTCGGTGCTGGATATCTCCTCCAGCCAGCTGATCCTGAAGACGCGTGAGCGCCAGAAGGGCAAAAATCAGTATGAGAAACTGGCCCAAAAAGGCGAATTCCTGCTGGTGGAAGAGTATAACGCCAAGCTGTGGGTGAACCTGACCGACTATCTGGACACCGGCCTGTTCCTTGATCACCGCATTGCGCGTAAAATGCTGGGTGAAATGAGCAATGGTAAAGACTTCCTCAACCTGTTTGCTTATACCGGCACGGCGAGCGTGCACGCGGGTCTGGGCGGCGCGCGCAGCACCACCACGGTAGATATGTCGCGTACTTATCTCGAATGGGCAGAGAAGAACCTGCGGGCTAACGGCTTAACCGGGCGCCAGCATCGCCTGATTCAGGCTGACTGCCTCTCTTATTTGGGCATGTGTGATGAGCAGTTCGACGTGATCTTCATTGATCCGCCGACTTTCTCAAACTCCAAACGCATGGCCGACAGTTTCGACGTTCAGCGCGATCATCTGGCATTAATGAAAGATTTGAAGCGTATTTTACGTCGCAACGGTACCATCATGTTCTCCAACAACAAGCGCGGTTTCCAGATGGATCTCGACGGGCTGAGCAAACTCGGTCTGAGCGCAAAAGAGATCACCAGCCAAACCCTGTCGCAGGATTTCGCCCGTAATCGTCAAATTCATAACTGCTGGCTGCTGTCCCACGCCGGCGAGGAAAAATAA
- a CDS encoding ABC transporter ATP-binding protein, with translation MSLISMSGAWLSFSDSPLLDNTELHIEPNERVCLVGRNGAGKSTLMKIINREVPLDDGRIVYEQDLIVARLQQDPPRNVEGTVFDFVSEGVSEQAEHLKAYHAISHLVESDPSEKNMNKLSQVMEILDHQGLWQLDSRINEVLLQLGLDADTELKSLSGGWLRKAALGRALVSSPQVLLLDEPTNHLDIESISWLEDFLKEFQGSIIFISHDRSFIRNMATRIVDLDRGKLVSYPGNYEAYLLAKEEALRVEELQNAEFDKKLAQEEVWIRQGIKARRTRNEGRVRALKALRRERSERREVMGTAKMQVEEATRSGKIVFEMEDVSYAISGKQLVSHFSAQVQRGDKIALVGPNGCGKTTLLKLMLSQLQADSGRVHCGTKLEVAYFDQHRAELDPERTVMDNLAEGKQEVMVNGRSRHVLGYLQDFLFHPKRAMTPVKALSGGERNRLLLAKLFLRPSNLLILDEPTNDLDVETLELLEEMIDNYQGTVMLVSHDREFVDNSATECWIYEGDGVINSYVGGYHDAQHQRRNQKPIRQVAATETKAAPQPKTEPAKRTANKLSYNQQRELELLPQQISDFEVRIAGLQEQMSDANFFTRPHDETQQVLNALAAAEQELEQAFERWEALEAQKNG, from the coding sequence ATGTCGTTAATTAGTATGTCAGGTGCCTGGCTGTCATTCAGTGACTCGCCGCTGTTGGATAACACCGAATTACACATCGAGCCAAACGAGCGCGTGTGTCTGGTAGGCCGTAACGGTGCCGGTAAATCGACGCTGATGAAAATCATCAACCGCGAAGTGCCGCTGGACGATGGCCGCATTGTTTACGAGCAAGATTTGATCGTGGCGCGTCTGCAACAGGACCCGCCGCGTAACGTGGAAGGTACGGTTTTCGACTTCGTATCAGAAGGCGTTTCCGAGCAGGCTGAACACCTGAAAGCCTACCACGCGATTTCTCATCTGGTGGAGTCCGACCCGAGCGAGAAAAACATGAACAAACTGTCCCAGGTGATGGAAATTCTTGACCATCAGGGCCTGTGGCAGCTCGATAGCCGTATCAACGAAGTGCTGTTGCAACTGGGTTTAGACGCCGACACCGAGCTGAAATCGCTCTCCGGCGGCTGGCTGCGTAAAGCCGCTCTGGGCCGCGCGCTGGTGAGTTCTCCGCAGGTTTTACTGCTGGACGAACCGACCAACCACTTGGACATTGAAAGTATTAGCTGGCTGGAAGATTTCCTGAAGGAGTTCCAGGGCAGCATTATCTTCATCTCCCACGACCGTTCATTTATCCGCAATATGGCTACCCGTATTGTCGATTTGGACCGTGGCAAGCTGGTTTCTTACCCCGGCAATTACGAAGCTTATCTGCTGGCGAAAGAAGAAGCGCTGCGCGTGGAAGAGCTGCAAAACGCCGAGTTCGACAAAAAACTGGCGCAGGAAGAAGTGTGGATCCGCCAAGGTATCAAGGCGCGCCGCACCCGTAACGAAGGCCGCGTTCGCGCACTGAAAGCCTTGCGTCGCGAGCGCTCCGAGCGCCGCGAAGTGATGGGCACGGCGAAAATGCAGGTGGAAGAGGCGACTCGCTCCGGCAAAATCGTCTTCGAAATGGAAGATGTCAGCTACGCCATCTCCGGCAAACAGCTGGTCAGCCATTTCTCCGCGCAGGTGCAGCGTGGCGACAAAATCGCGCTGGTTGGCCCGAACGGCTGTGGTAAAACCACCTTGCTGAAACTGATGTTGAGCCAGCTGCAGGCCGACAGCGGCCGCGTTCACTGCGGCACCAAGCTGGAAGTGGCTTACTTCGACCAGCACCGCGCCGAGTTAGATCCAGAGCGCACCGTGATGGACAACCTTGCTGAAGGTAAGCAAGAGGTAATGGTCAATGGCCGTTCTCGTCACGTGTTGGGTTATTTGCAGGACTTCCTGTTCCACCCGAAACGCGCGATGACGCCAGTCAAAGCCCTGTCCGGTGGTGAGCGTAACCGCCTACTGTTGGCGAAACTGTTCCTGCGTCCAAGCAACCTGTTAATTCTCGATGAACCGACCAACGACCTGGATGTGGAAACCCTCGAGCTACTGGAAGAGATGATCGACAACTATCAGGGCACCGTGATGCTAGTAAGCCACGACCGTGAATTTGTTGATAACTCAGCCACTGAATGCTGGATTTATGAAGGCGACGGCGTGATCAACAGCTATGTTGGCGGCTACCATGACGCACAGCATCAGCGCCGCAACCAGAAGCCTATTCGTCAGGTTGCAGCCACTGAAACGAAAGCTGCACCGCAGCCGAAGACAGAACCTGCTAAACGCACGGCGAATAAGCTCAGCTATAATCAGCAGCGCGAGCTAGAACTTTTGCCGCAACAAATCAGCGACTTTGAAGTTCGCATTGCTGGTTTACAAGAGCAGATGAGTGATGCCAACTTCTTCACTCGTCCGCATGACGAAACGCAGCAGGTGCTGAACGCACTGGCTGCGGCAGAACAGGAATTAGAGCAGGCTTTTGAACGTTGGGAAGCGCTGGAAGCGCAGAAAAACGGCTAA
- the pqiA gene encoding membrane integrity-associated transporter subunit PqiA — protein sequence MCSHVHDPHILCPQCDLLVEIPVIAIGQKAKCPRCHTTLTSRWKEPRKRPIGFAISALFMLLLANLFPFVNMNVAGLSSEVTLVQIPRVLVSDNYASMASLFMIVVQLLPAICMLSIIILCLNTRLSTQWKVSIARTLFRLKTWCMVEIFLAGVLVSFVKLMAYGDVGVGTSFLPYVLFCLLQLRAFQCTDRYWLWQQVEPAPRLTQPLKIGESGLSQGLRSCHCCMAILPVDQSVCSRCETKGHARRKNSLQWTMALLVTSLLLYIPANLLPIMITQALGTKITSTIMAGVVLLWSEGSYPVAMVIFIASIMVPSLKMLAIGWLCWDANSNKQIDRERLHVIYEVVEFVGRWSMIDVFVIAVLSALVRMGQLMSIYPDIGALLFAGVVILTMFAAMTFDPRLIWDRAGVQSLKEQQDGGK from the coding sequence GTGTGTTCTCATGTCCATGACCCGCACATTTTGTGTCCACAATGCGACTTGTTGGTGGAGATCCCGGTTATCGCCATCGGGCAAAAGGCGAAGTGTCCGCGTTGCCACACCACGCTGACCTCCCGCTGGAAAGAACCTCGTAAACGTCCTATCGGCTTCGCCATCAGCGCGCTGTTTATGCTGCTGCTCGCCAACCTGTTCCCCTTTGTTAATATGAATGTCGCCGGACTGAGCAGCGAAGTCACGCTGGTGCAGATCCCACGGGTATTAGTGTCTGATAACTATGCCAGTATGGCGTCGCTGTTCATGATAGTCGTCCAGCTGCTGCCGGCGATTTGCATGCTGTCCATCATTATTCTCTGCCTGAACACGCGGCTCTCCACCCAGTGGAAAGTCAGCATTGCGCGCACACTTTTCCGCCTTAAAACCTGGTGTATGGTGGAGATCTTCCTTGCCGGGGTGCTCGTCAGTTTCGTTAAGCTGATGGCCTATGGCGACGTCGGCGTTGGCACCAGCTTCCTGCCTTATGTGCTTTTCTGTCTTCTGCAACTGCGCGCTTTCCAATGCACCGACCGTTATTGGCTGTGGCAGCAGGTCGAACCCGCGCCGCGCCTGACACAGCCGTTGAAAATTGGCGAAAGTGGTCTGAGTCAGGGGCTGCGTTCTTGCCACTGCTGCATGGCGATTTTGCCCGTCGATCAGTCGGTGTGTAGCCGCTGTGAAACTAAGGGCCACGCGCGGCGCAAAAACAGCCTACAGTGGACCATGGCGCTACTGGTCACCTCGCTGCTGCTCTATATTCCGGCCAATTTATTGCCAATCATGATAACTCAGGCCCTCGGCACCAAAATCACTTCGACCATTATGGCCGGCGTGGTGCTGCTGTGGAGTGAAGGCTCTTATCCGGTGGCGATGGTGATTTTCATCGCCAGTATTATGGTGCCGTCGCTGAAAATGCTGGCGATCGGCTGGTTGTGCTGGGATGCCAACAGTAATAAGCAAATCGACAGGGAAAGGTTGCACGTGATTTATGAAGTGGTGGAGTTTGTTGGGCGCTGGTCAATGATTGACGTTTTCGTCATAGCCGTGCTTTCTGCACTGGTCAGAATGGGGCAGCTAATGAGTATTTATCCGGACATCGGCGCACTGCTATTTGCTGGGGTCGTTATTCTTACTATGTTCGCCGCGATGACTTTCGACCCAAGATTGATTTGGGATCGGGCCGGAGTTCAGTCTTTGAAGGAGCAACAAGATGGCGGAAAATAA
- the pqiB gene encoding intermembrane transport protein PqiB yields the protein MAENNINENHNGTAKVEKIKRWSPVWIIPIVTALIGAWILFYHYSHQGPEVTLITSSAEGIEGGKTTIKSRNVDVGKVESVTLSENLQQVIIKARLNSGMEKMLRDDSIFWVVKPQVGREGISGLGTLLSGAYIQLQPGNKGEEKAQYALNDSPPLASPDAQGIRVILESERSGQLSPGDPVLFRGFQVGTVETSHFDPKARNIKYQLFIRAPYDGLVTDNVRFWKDSGVNFDMSAQGMRVEMGSLTTLFSGGVSFDVPNGWEQGSAAKNGDNYQLFDDQRSIQESLYTKHIDYVMFFSDSIRGLQPGAPVEFRGIRLGTVAQVPYPMNVLKQQMDNDYRIPVLIRIEPDRFAQLIGNDFNITDHIRDGIARGLRGSMKSANLLTGSMYVDLDFYPNEKPWKGPYQIDGQKLLPTVSAGFAQIQQKLMTTLDKINNLPIEPMLREATTTLAESQKTMKATQKTLDSLNAIVGSKEMKNLPQDMQQTLIQLNRSLKGFQPGSPAYSNLVGDMQSLDKTLRELQPVLKTLNGKSNALIFAAPGQDDPQPKKAK from the coding sequence ATGGCGGAAAATAATATCAATGAGAATCACAACGGCACCGCGAAGGTTGAGAAGATCAAACGCTGGTCGCCGGTGTGGATCATTCCGATCGTTACGGCATTAATTGGGGCTTGGATCCTGTTTTACCACTACAGCCATCAGGGGCCGGAAGTGACGCTGATCACCAGCTCCGCTGAAGGCATTGAAGGGGGTAAAACGACCATTAAAAGCCGCAATGTCGATGTCGGCAAAGTCGAAAGCGTCACCCTGAGTGAAAACCTGCAACAGGTTATCATCAAGGCGCGCCTGAACTCCGGCATGGAGAAGATGCTGCGCGACGACTCCATCTTCTGGGTGGTGAAACCTCAGGTGGGCCGTGAGGGTATCTCGGGGCTGGGTACTTTGCTCTCTGGGGCTTACATCCAGCTCCAGCCGGGCAATAAAGGGGAGGAGAAGGCGCAATATGCCCTGAATGACTCGCCGCCTCTGGCCTCGCCGGACGCCCAAGGCATCCGCGTTATTCTGGAAAGCGAGCGCTCCGGCCAGCTCAGTCCGGGCGATCCGGTGCTGTTCCGCGGCTTCCAAGTGGGTACTGTGGAAACCAGCCACTTCGACCCGAAAGCCCGCAATATCAAATATCAGCTATTTATCCGTGCGCCTTATGATGGGCTGGTGACGGATAACGTGCGCTTCTGGAAAGACAGCGGCGTTAACTTCGACATGTCGGCACAGGGTATGCGCGTTGAGATGGGTTCACTCACCACCCTGTTCAGCGGCGGCGTGAGCTTTGACGTGCCGAACGGCTGGGAGCAAGGCTCGGCGGCCAAAAATGGCGATAACTATCAGCTCTTTGACGACCAGCGCAGTATTCAAGAGTCGCTGTATACCAAGCATATCGATTACGTGATGTTCTTCTCCGATTCTATTCGCGGCCTGCAACCGGGGGCGCCAGTTGAGTTCCGTGGCATTCGTCTGGGGACCGTGGCACAGGTGCCTTATCCAATGAACGTGCTGAAACAGCAGATGGATAATGATTACCGTATTCCGGTGCTGATTCGCATTGAGCCAGACCGTTTTGCTCAGCTGATTGGTAATGATTTCAACATCACTGACCATATCCGCGACGGCATTGCTCGGGGTCTGCGTGGCTCGATGAAGTCTGCTAACTTGCTGACTGGCTCGATGTATGTCGATCTCGACTTCTATCCCAATGAGAAGCCGTGGAAAGGGCCATACCAGATTGACGGGCAGAAACTGTTGCCGACCGTCAGCGCCGGTTTCGCGCAAATTCAGCAGAAGCTGATGACCACGCTCGACAAGATCAACAACTTGCCGATCGAACCTATGCTGCGCGAGGCGACCACCACGCTGGCGGAAAGCCAGAAGACGATGAAAGCCACGCAGAAAACCCTCGATTCGCTTAATGCCATTGTGGGCAGCAAAGAGATGAAAAATCTGCCACAGGATATGCAGCAGACGCTCATCCAGCTTAATCGCAGCCTGAAGGGCTTCCAGCCTGGTTCTCCGGCTTACAGCAATCTGGTGGGAGATATGCAGAGTCTGGATAAAACCCTGCGTGAATTGCAGCCGGTGCTGAAGACCTTAAATGGTAAGAGTAATGCACTGATTTTCGCCGCCCCTGGGCAAGATGATCCTCAGCCGAAGAAGGCCAAATAA
- the pqiC gene encoding membrane integrity-associated transporter subunit PqiC produces the protein MMKWIPVVLALLLTACSSSDQKTYYQLPILGSTPVATSSGSMIPQGQPRQLWVEHVSVADYLAGNGLVFQTNDVQYVLTQNNLWASPLDQQLQQSLVTYLGRDLPGRVVSAQPANNAEQDVLNVNVTGFHGRYDGSALISGSWVLIRDGQTIQRSFNLTLKQNEDGYDALVRTLAAGWQQEASQIASQLR, from the coding sequence ATGATGAAATGGATACCTGTCGTCTTAGCATTGTTGCTGACTGCCTGTAGCAGTAGCGATCAGAAAACTTATTACCAACTGCCTATTCTGGGCAGCACGCCGGTAGCCACCAGCAGCGGCAGTATGATCCCACAAGGGCAGCCACGGCAATTATGGGTGGAGCATGTCAGCGTGGCGGATTATCTGGCGGGCAACGGTCTGGTATTCCAGACCAATGACGTGCAGTACGTTCTGACGCAAAATAACCTGTGGGCCAGCCCGCTCGACCAGCAGCTTCAACAGTCGCTGGTGACTTATCTCGGGCGTGATCTGCCGGGCCGCGTGGTGTCCGCGCAGCCTGCTAACAACGCCGAGCAGGATGTGTTGAACGTCAATGTGACCGGCTTCCACGGCCGCTATGACGGCTCTGCGCTGATTAGCGGCAGCTGGGTGTTAATCCGCGATGGGCAGACCATTCAGCGCAGCTTCAACCTGACCCTTAAGCAAAATGAAGATGGTTACGACGCGCTGGTGCGAACGCTGGCCGCAGGTTGGCAGCAAGAAGCAAGCCAGATTGCTAGCCAGCTAAGATGA
- the rmf gene encoding ribosome modulation factor encodes MKRQKRDRLERAQSRGYQAGIVGRSKEVCPHQAVDARAHWLGGWRQAMEDRAVTA; translated from the coding sequence ATGAAGAGACAAAAACGCGATCGCCTGGAACGGGCACAATCACGTGGATACCAAGCAGGTATTGTCGGACGCTCAAAAGAGGTTTGTCCGCATCAAGCAGTTGATGCCCGCGCACATTGGCTCGGGGGTTGGCGACAAGCCATGGAGGACAGGGCAGTAACCGCTTAA
- the fabA gene encoding bifunctional 3-hydroxydecanoyl-ACP dehydratase/trans-2-decenoyl-ACP isomerase: MVDKRDSYTKEDLEASGRSELFGAGGPPLPSGNMLMMDRIVKMQEDGGSHGKGYVEAELDINPDLWFFGCHFIGDPVMPGCLGLDAMWQLVGFYLGWLGGEGKGRALGVGEVKFTGQVLPTAKVVTYRLNFKRVINRKLIMGVADGEVLVDGEVIYTASDLKVGLFKDASAF, from the coding sequence ATGGTAGATAAACGCGATTCCTATACTAAAGAAGATCTAGAAGCCTCTGGCCGTAGTGAACTCTTCGGTGCCGGTGGCCCACCATTGCCATCAGGCAACATGCTGATGATGGACCGCATCGTGAAGATGCAAGAAGATGGCGGCAGCCATGGCAAGGGTTACGTTGAAGCAGAATTAGATATCAATCCTGATTTGTGGTTCTTCGGTTGTCACTTCATCGGCGACCCGGTAATGCCCGGTTGTCTTGGTCTTGACGCCATGTGGCAGCTGGTTGGTTTCTATCTTGGCTGGCTCGGTGGCGAAGGCAAAGGCCGCGCACTGGGTGTTGGCGAAGTGAAATTCACCGGTCAGGTTTTACCGACTGCGAAAGTGGTAACCTACCGCCTGAACTTCAAACGCGTGATCAACCGTAAACTGATCATGGGCGTAGCAGACGGCGAAGTGCTGGTAGATGGCGAAGTGATCTATACCGCGAGTGACCTGAAAGTGGGTCTGTTCAAAGACGCCAGCGCCTTCTAA
- a CDS encoding Lon protease family protein: MTNNRLDWQLLLPDTTPYEAIFATAAELAPVDFAAIQPRLENGLTLFCHPLSRPRFMTIKALESREYLSRINDAITQILPEERPVFGCRYLIEGGKISVADASTVEDNFAAKLASHYQEWIEPEQLFGCVRIYKDQIQLEPGLIHQVNGGVLVLSIRALLAQPLMWLRLKQMITQGVYHWISPDESRPLPVAIPSMPIDIRLVLVGDRISLGEFNEMEPELLESAVYGEFESDLPLTDADDMATWCGYVNTLADELDIPRLAADAWPAMLRLAIRYSTDQGSLTLCPAWLSAQLTEAALYNQDELLTLTSFEAAINGRAWRESYLQERMQDEIELGQIRIETEGEVIGQINGLSVLEYPGHPRAFGEPSRISCVVHTGDGEFTDVERKAELGGNLHAKGMMIMQAFLISELELDQPLPFSASIVFEQSYGEVDGDSASLAELCALVSALSMQPINQQIAVTGSVDQFGNVQPIGGVNEKIEGFFEVCQRRGLTGNQGVIIPTSNVRNLCLHPQVIDAVREGQFHLWAVDNAGEALPILTGLIYSHEEQAEEARPSLLGLIQERIAQALPQERRSYPWPLRWLSWFSHS; encoded by the coding sequence TTGACCAATAACCGACTTGATTGGCAGCTCTTACTGCCCGATACCACGCCCTATGAGGCTATTTTCGCAACGGCTGCTGAGTTGGCCCCAGTGGATTTCGCTGCTATTCAGCCACGACTGGAAAATGGTTTAACGCTGTTCTGTCACCCGCTCTCCCGCCCCCGCTTTATGACCATCAAAGCACTGGAGAGCCGTGAATATCTCTCTCGCATTAATGACGCCATCACCCAGATCCTCCCTGAAGAACGGCCTGTATTTGGCTGTCGCTATCTTATTGAAGGTGGAAAAATCTCGGTGGCGGATGCCAGCACGGTTGAAGATAATTTTGCCGCCAAACTCGCCAGCCACTACCAAGAGTGGATTGAGCCAGAGCAGCTTTTCGGCTGTGTGCGCATCTATAAAGACCAGATTCAGCTTGAGCCGGGCCTAATTCATCAAGTTAACGGCGGCGTGCTGGTGCTATCCATCCGCGCCCTGCTGGCTCAGCCACTGATGTGGCTCCGCCTGAAGCAGATGATCACTCAGGGTGTTTATCACTGGATCTCACCTGATGAGAGCCGCCCGCTGCCCGTCGCTATTCCTTCAATGCCCATCGACATTCGCTTGGTGCTGGTTGGGGATCGCATTTCATTGGGCGAATTCAATGAAATGGAGCCGGAGCTGCTTGAGTCTGCGGTGTATGGCGAGTTCGAATCTGACCTGCCGTTAACCGATGCCGACGATATGGCGACCTGGTGTGGCTATGTCAACACGCTGGCGGACGAGCTGGACATTCCACGTCTGGCTGCCGACGCTTGGCCTGCGATGCTGCGTCTGGCGATTCGCTATAGCACCGACCAAGGTAGCCTGACGCTTTGCCCTGCGTGGCTCAGCGCGCAACTCACCGAGGCGGCACTGTATAATCAGGATGAGTTACTGACCCTGACCTCGTTCGAAGCCGCAATTAACGGGCGCGCATGGCGTGAAAGCTACTTGCAGGAACGCATGCAGGATGAGATTGAACTGGGTCAAATTCGTATTGAAACCGAAGGCGAAGTGATTGGCCAGATTAACGGCCTGTCCGTGCTGGAATATCCGGGACATCCGCGCGCCTTTGGTGAACCTTCGCGCATTAGCTGTGTCGTACACACGGGCGACGGTGAATTCACCGACGTTGAGCGTAAAGCCGAGTTGGGTGGTAATCTGCATGCTAAGGGCATGATGATTATGCAGGCGTTCCTGATTTCCGAACTGGAACTGGATCAGCCTCTGCCTTTCTCCGCCTCAATTGTTTTCGAACAGTCCTATGGCGAAGTCGATGGAGACAGCGCGTCTCTGGCCGAGCTTTGTGCGTTAGTCAGCGCCTTATCGATGCAGCCGATTAACCAGCAAATCGCGGTTACCGGCTCTGTCGACCAGTTCGGCAACGTGCAGCCAATTGGTGGCGTGAATGAGAAGATCGAAGGATTCTTTGAAGTTTGCCAGCGCCGCGGTCTCACGGGCAATCAAGGAGTGATTATCCCCACCAGCAACGTGCGTAACCTGTGTTTACACCCGCAGGTGATTGACGCCGTGCGTGAAGGCCAATTCCATTTATGGGCAGTCGATAACGCAGGTGAAGCACTGCCTATCCTGACCGGATTAATTTACTCTCACGAAGAGCAAGCTGAAGAAGCTCGCCCAAGTTTACTGGGCTTGATTCAGGAACGTATCGCGCAGGCATTACCTCAGGAACGCCGCAGTTACCCCTGGCCACTTCGCTGGTTGAGTTGGTTCAGCCACAGCTGA
- the matP gene encoding macrodomain Ter protein MatP: MKYQQLENLESGWKWKYLVKKHREGERITRHLENSAAEDAVDELLKLENEPVKVLDWIANNMNPALENRLKQTIRARRKRHFNSEHQHTRKKSIDLEFLVWQRLAGLAQRRGSTLSDTIIQLLEDAERKEKYASQMSSLKEDLQQILGNKE; the protein is encoded by the coding sequence ATGAAATATCAGCAACTGGAAAATCTTGAGAGCGGTTGGAAGTGGAAGTATCTGGTAAAAAAACACCGTGAAGGTGAACGAATTACCCGCCATTTAGAAAATAGCGCCGCCGAAGATGCTGTTGATGAACTTCTCAAATTAGAAAACGAGCCGGTCAAAGTTCTGGATTGGATCGCTAATAATATGAATCCTGCTTTGGAAAATCGCCTAAAGCAAACTATCCGTGCCCGCAGAAAAAGACATTTTAATTCTGAGCATCAGCACACCCGCAAGAAATCCATCGATCTGGAGTTTCTGGTCTGGCAACGTCTTGCTGGCTTGGCGCAGCGTCGTGGTTCAACCCTTTCGGATACCATCATCCAACTGTTAGAAGACGCGGAACGCAAAGAGAAGTATGCGAGCCAGATGTCATCGCTCAAAGAAGATTTGCAGCAGATCCTGGGTAATAAAGAGTAG